Proteins from a single region of Heterodontus francisci isolate sHetFra1 chromosome 29, sHetFra1.hap1, whole genome shotgun sequence:
- the LOC137346127 gene encoding serine protease FAM111A-like: MSSSSDEGSRTPTPQDASGPRKDGIPLQRNIKQETDCLVRFAISGAENHYQDCQIKNARSKKMGDCNAWGESKLQPGSYTEELSPKNGKILKNKHTNKKCGIQNFQRKEFTFSVCGDPDNVQYVFTGEPSDTLLFALNSSCDFEEKVKSDNTILAYGEGPLKGLVNLDILCRYLPPHSHFRLLFLRTQSRDGGERRVPALYPRNKCHVLFYVEPSGRTGVNTTQRIVLADRIAQGQTKLCILGFEGETIREALVNDGRFDPKIEDDTHKLLEKVDPPRKIQFNNIVDALHGRSFQIEMSGPKKKTCDDGRSPKPKASKSAESAAQMSRRDLDGKACEGGRNLLPKWHVEARRASVMKFKQSVSRNADLANVSERQYLNRLHQEALSSVPARVFRCITDRLSSVGCIAWKSSTVQGSGTCFILKDRYIVTCYHVVEMITENAAFENWPALIRDCVEVFFGYEEEGQKGQPLKLAAWLEIYDQVLDYAILELESPPGALGLMEFCAATPETGTLYITGHPDGDKKKICPCSVVTGDQAAGYAPQHLENFRSEITREDAESYVYDTVLIASQAFNRLKHSNVIAYKTDFHHGAAGSPIFNSEGSVVALHCGGETYRKNKDPEKFYIELGRPIMLILRNIISKNDNAMTEKTKQIITALQTSWK; the protein is encoded by the exons CCGCAAGATGCAAGTGGCCCCAGGAAGGATGGGATCCCTCTCCAAAGGAACATAAAGCAAG AAACCGATTGTCTAGTTCGATTTGCAATATCTGGTGCTGAGAATCATTACCAGGACTGTCAG ATCAAAAATGCTAGAAGCAAAAAGATGGGTGATTGTAACGCCTGGGGAGAAAGCAAACTGCAACCGGGCAGCTATACTGAAGAGTTAAGTCCAAAGAATGGGAAAATTCTCAAGAACAAACACACAAACAAGAAGTGCGGAATTCAAAACTTCCAGAGAAAAGAGTtcactttcagtgtgtgtggagacccGGATAACGTCCAGTATGTGTTTACTGGGGAGCCAAGCGACACCTTGCTCTTTGCATTAAATTCATCCTGTGATTTTGAAGAGAAGGTGAAAAGCGACAACACGATCCTTGCCTACGGGGAAGGCCCACTGAAAGGTTTAGTGAACCTCGATATCCTCTGCCGCTACCTGCCGCCACACTCCCATTTCCGACTGCTGTTCCTGCGGACTCAATCTCGTGACGGCGGTGAGCGGCGGGTGCCCGCTCTGTACCCGCGCAACAAGTGCCATGTTCTCTTCTACGTCGAGCCGAGTGGCAGGACGGGGGTTAACACCACCCAGAGGATTGTTCTGGCTGACCGGATAGCTCAGGGGCAAACCAAGCTTTGCATCCTCGGCTTCGAGGGCGAGACCATTCGGGAAGCTTTGGTGAATGATGGCCGCTTCGACCCCAAGATCGAGGATGACACTCACAAACTACTGGAGAAGGTGGACCCACCAAGGAAGATACAGTTCAACAACATAGTGGACGCACTGCATGGCCGGAGCTTTCAAATCGAGATGAGCGGTCCCAAGAAGAAGACCTGCGACGATGGCAGGAGCCCGAAGCCAAAAGCGAGTAAATCTGCAGAGTCGGCAGCGCAAATGTCCAGGAGGGACTTGGATGGAAAAGCGTGCGAGGGTGGCCGCAATCTGCTGCCAAAGTGGCACGTGGAGGCCCGTCGTGCCTCGGTGATGAAATTCAAGCAATCTGTTTCCAGGAATGCCGACCTGGCAAATGTATCGGAAAGGCAGTATTTGAACCGGCTGCACCAAGAAGCCCTGTCGTCTGTGCCGGCTAGGGTTTTCCGCTGCATCACGGACCGACTCTCCAGCGTGGGCTGCATTGCCTGGAAGTCTTCGACCGTTCAGGGCAGCGGCACTTGCTTCATTCTGAAAGACAGATACATAGTCACCTGCTACCACGTGGTGGAAATGATCACGGAGAACGCTGCGTTTGAAAACTGGCCTGCTCTAATCCGCGACTGCGTCGAAGTCTTCTTTGGCTATGAGGAGGAGGGCCAGAAAGGTCAACCGTTGAAGCTGGCGGCCTGGCTAGAGATTTATGATCAAGTGCTTGATTACGCCATCCTGGAACTGGAGAGCCCCCCCGGAGCGCTGGGACTGATGGAGTTCTGTGCTGCCACGCCAGAAACTGGTACCCTTTACATCACCGGCCACCCAGATGGTGACAAAAAGAAAATCTGTCCTTGCTCGGTCGTGACTGGTGATCAGGCAGCTGGTTATGCACCGCAGCATCTGGAAAACTTCAGATCCGAAATAACCAGAGAAGATGCTGAAAGTTATGTGTATGACACGGTCTTGATTGCAAGTCAAGCTTTCAACAGACTGAAACACTCCAACGTGATCGCATACAAAACAGATTTCCACCATGGTGCTGCGGGATCACCAATATTTAACTCTGAGGGATCCGTAGTTGCATTGCACTGTGGTGGTGAGACCTACAGGAAGAATAAAGACCCAGAAAAGTTCTACATTGAACTTGGAAGACCCATTATGCTTATTCTCCGCAATATAATTAGCAAGAATGACAATGCCATGACGGAAAAGACAAAGCAAATAATCACTGCGTTACAAACTTCTTGGAAGTGA